One Marasmius oreades isolate 03SP1 chromosome 2, whole genome shotgun sequence DNA segment encodes these proteins:
- a CDS encoding uncharacterized protein (BUSCO:EOG09260H81), with amino-acid sequence MDDADVIDITSGESDKEESLDERRDFFCSVVRRVVDALGGFEGDDYRLGDEALGCLKDLKKLWRKDDTDDERTIARIFWESRVLMNDLIPILLITAGKGMVEDKKAIAVADLLTAMTWPIDLAEELKELDDQLDKGADYTQLLQSHLHYKAALLKPGVIQALFGIIIPPLVKAPKDRTERDMQIVNVILHLFRNLAFIKDPPTNMSVSSDQAEFSTLQSKLIRALSETHMLELLLTVAANVDKDPLFENSNTLVLEILYLLFRGIKPTSMATDQKNKPADTLKKLLKDEEKAKNKFSRYAPSRHSRFGTTISVQLNPKRTPKPADDGNEADSEPGKNDPRQPFVIHRQQGINRDIGSIWDMSKRKIAKKSQTVDELSKEDHLTVEARFTLQTFATDFLDSCFNSFLSTLLKDIRSERPKITEKDNLRLLFVTKWFLEFFLSMRALYTQRLQSDQSDGACREVLAKWRFGMVAEIVEQHWIIWVLKRMRGAVEEKPKLWTELQAGTECLTQLLMLIDAMSTCEVEEELQQAADVLQHQLVYSGEVLEISFESLRTYKEGTQSLAYLTSSINMGYALFKVLERYVKKSSGDMYIRKKTNKRKKKGDTEVPEEEDLPQEEEDTIHETMFTLESFEMKFAQADITHTLLTYLSRYKEFPSSDNMKRVLSLLHRQVVRAKAEGLFFNVSTLNLFKSILDDQRSLPRDQPYKDLIFLINYILRRFFKAMEEDTFLAIEAFFPKNRGNWKQFSSWEPEEKKTKRQKATVEDTRFPQDVEVKKGYSWSDQLGIAIAVLVESGNLELVKWLQEILSTVVGQRQRIVDETDTKAGQSSNEEDQDDYEKAAATRMGAVSVDAKAKMTDYLIPYTSDEHAEAATKNPHLKLLFRLSRFFILDENEDELQWYVPKAILPDDLQATYNVIAQFLETPFDLEGKRASEYLNKKRRRRRRPAYTDSTEDDAVAVDDSGNESGKERRKKRKQKKQEEQKYKSAQMIVDSDEEFNRNLEDILAQERARREKAATTAAALGAGRNGTMHTNGTKKRRRKAGGDKGEKKKRRKRNETETEQTGYEENSDADNSQSRPVSPLELAPPRPRPKPKRIPRSSATDSLEPPEEDHTDEDFDVTAIKTIRKKQLILSDEEE; translated from the exons ATGGACGACGCAGATGTTATTGACATCACCTCCGGAGAATCAGACAAAGAAGAAAGCCTCGACGAAAGACGCGATTTTTTTTGCTCAGTCGTACGGAGGGTAGTAGATGCTCTTGGAGGATTTGAAGGGGACGACTATCGGTTAGGTGACGAAGCTCTCGGGTGCTTGAAGGACCTCAAGAAGTTGTGGAGGAAAGATGATACAGATGACGAGCGTACCATTGCCCGTATCTTCTGGGAATCTCGCGTTCTGATGAACGACCTTATTCCCATTTTGCTGATCACAGCTGGGAAGGGTATGGTGGAGGATAAGAAGGCCATTGCCGTCGCGGACCTCTTGACAGCGATGACATGGCCGATAGATTTGGCGGAGGAGCTCAAGGAACTGGACGACCAGCTGGATAAGGGAGCGGACTACACTCAGCTCCTGCAAAGTCACCTGCATTACAAAGCGGCGCTGCTCAAACCTGGTGTTATTCAGGCTTTGTTTGGAATCATTATTCCTCCACTGGTAAAGGCTCCCAAAGATCGTACGGAGAGAGACATGCAGATTGTCAATGTGATACTCCATCTCTTTCGTAACTTGGCCTTCATCAAAGATCCCCCGACCAACATGAGTGTCAGCTCGGACCAGGCGGAGTTCTCGACCTTACAATCGAAACTTATTCGCGCACTATCGGAGACCCATATGTTGGAACTGCTGCTCACAGTTGCTGCCAATGTCGACAAAGACCCACTGTTCGAAAATTCTAACACATTGGTGCTCGAGATCCTCTATCTTCTCTTCCGAGGCATCAAACCGACCTCTATGGCCACTGATCAGAAGAAT AAACCGGCAGACACGCTCAAGAAGTTGCTCAAAGACGAAGAGAAGGCCAAGAATAAATTCTCACGTTATGCCCCTTCCAGACATTCCCGTTTTGGAACCACCATCTCTGTTCAACTCAATCCTAAGAGGACGCCGAAGCCAGCTGATGATGGAAATGAAGCAGACTCGGAACCCGGCAAGAACGACCCAAGACAGCCGTTCGTCATTCATCGCCAACAGGGTATCAACAGGGACATAGGTAGCATTTGGGACATGTCAAAACGGAAGATTGCAAAGAAAAGTCAGACCGTGGATGAACTCAGTAAAGAGGACCACCTCACTGTGGAGGCAAGGTTCACACTGCAGACTTTTGCCACAGACTTCCTTGATTCCTGTTTCAACT CATTTTTATCGACTCTGTTGAAAGACATACGGTCTGAGAGGCCTAAGATCACTGAGAAGGACAACTTGCGACTGCTTTTCGTAACTAAGTGGTTCCTGGAATTCTTTCTCAGTATGCGTGCGTTATACACTCAGAGATTGCAATCGGATCAGTCGGACGGTGCATGTAGGGAAGTTTTGGCAAAGTGGAGATTTGGTATGGTTGCTGAGATAGTAGAACAACATTGGATCATATGGGTACTCAAGAGGATGCGCGGAGCTGTCGAAGAAAAG CCCAAATTATGGACAGAACTTCAAGCTGGGACTGAATGTCTGACACAGTTACTGATGCTGATTGATGCTATGTCCACATGTGAAGTTGAGGAGGAGCTTCAGCAAGCGGCGGATGTACTTCAACATCAATTGGTTTATAGTGGTGAGGTACTCGAGATTTCTTTTGAAAGTCTTCGAACGTACAAGGAAGGGACGCAATCGCTTGCGTACTTGACTTCGAGTATCAATATGGGATACGCGCTGTTCAAAGTGCTGGAACGGTACGTAAAGAAGAGTTCTGGTGATATGTACATCAGGAAGAAAACGAACAAGAGGAAAAAGAAAG GCGACACCGAAGTACCTGAAGAGGAGGATTTACcccaagaagaagaggacacTATACATGAGACTATGTTCACCCTTGAATCGTTCGAGATG AAATTTGCACAAGCGGATATAACACATACACTTCTCACTTACCTCTCCCGGTATAAGGAATTCCCCTCTTCCGACAATATGAAGCGCGTCTTGAGTCTGTTGCACAGGCAAGTAGTACGTGCCAAGGCCGAGGGACTTTTCTTTAAC GTCTCGACTCTGAACCTCTTCAAAAGCATTCTAGATGACCAGCGCTCACTTCCCCGAGACCAGCCATACAAGGACTTGATATTCCTCATCAATTACATTCTTCGTCGGTTCTTTAAGGCAATGGAGGAAGACACTTTCCTCGCAATTGAG GCGTTCTTTCCCAAGAACCGTGGGAACTGGAAGCAGTTTTCGAGCTGGGAGcctgaagagaagaagactaaACGACAGAAGGCTACGGTTGAGGATACACGTTTCCCCCAAGATGTGGAGGTCAAGAAGGGTTACTCGTGGAGTGATCAGCTCGGAATAGCGATTGCTGTTTTGGTGGAATCTGGGAATTTGGAGCTAGTAAAGTGGCTTCAAGAG ATCTTGAGCACAGTCGTCGGACAGCGTCAGAGGATTGTAGATGAAACTGACACAAAGGCAGGCCAGAGCTCGAATGAAGAGGATCAGGATGACTACGAGAAAGCGGCAGCTACGAGGATGGGTGCCGTGTCGGTTGATGCGAAAGCGAAGATGACAGACTACC TGATTCCTTATACCAGTGACGAGCACGCAGAAGCAGCCACTAAAAATCCTCACCTGAAACTTCTTTTCAGGTTATCGAGATTTTTTATTCTCGATGAAA ACGAGGATGAACTGCAGTGGTACGTTCCCAAAGCCATCCTTCCAGACGATCTACAAGCGACATACAACGTTATCGCTCAATTTCTGGAAACCCCGTTCGACCTCGAGGGAAAGAGAGCGTCCGAATACCTTAACAAGAAACGTCGCCGTCGAAGAAGACCAGCGTACACTGATTCCACTGAAGATGACGCTGTTGCTGTGGATGACTCTGGGAATGAAAGTGGGAAGGAAAGacggaaaaaaagaaaacaaaagaaGCAAGAGGAACAAAAATACAAGTCGGCACAAATGATTGTTGACAGCGACGAGGAATTTAACCGTAATCTGGAGGATATCTTAGCTCAGGAGCGGGCAAGACGAGAAAAGGCAGCAACTACTGCAGCAGCCTTGGGAGCGGGACGGAATGGGACGATGCATACTAATGGTACGAAGAAACGTCGTCGGAAAGCAGGTGGTGATAAgggggaaaagaaaaagaggaggaaacgcaatgaaacagaaacgGAGCAGACAGGATACGAGGAGAACAGCGACGCAGACAATAGCCAATCTCGACCTGTTTCGCCTTTGGAACTCGCTCCACCAAGACCAAGACCAAAGCCAAAGCGGATACCGAGGTCCTCGGCCACcgattcattagaaccaccGGAGGAAGACCACACCGATGAAGACTTCGACGTGACAGCCATCAAAACCATCAGAAAGAAACAATTGATCCTgtcggatgaagaggaataA